The nucleotide sequence GCTCCATCACATGTTCTTTTTGCTGATGATATCCTTGTGTTTTGTAGAGGTGATAAGAGAAGTTTACAAAACCTCATGGCTTTCATGGATAAGTATGGTGTTAACTTTAGTCAATTTATTAGCAAGCCAAAGTCTCGTGTTTACATCAGAAAATATGCTCTGCCACGTCGTTCTGTAATTGTTTCTTGGTTGGGGATTTCTCGTGGTGAGTGTCCTTTCACTTATTTAGGTGTTCCTCTTTTTCGTTGAAAACCTAAACATTCTTTTTTCGAGCCTCTAACTGATAAGGTGTGGCAACGTATGTCACATTGGAATAGTCACTTTCTATCTATGGCGGGTAGCCTCACACTGGTTAAATCTGTGGTAGTCAGTATGTTATCTCACagtttttcaatttattcatgGCCTGCTTCTATTCTAGCTCAAGTATGTTCTTGggcttgtaattttatttggactgGTTCTACAGATTCGCGAGGGTTTTCGACAGTCTCTTGGAAAAAGTGTTGTGTTCCTTATAGTGAAGAGGATCTTGGTATTCGTAATTTTGCTTCTTTAAACAAATCTTTTCTTCTTAAGAAGTTTTGGGACATTTTGACCACCTCCTCTATGGCTGCAATTTTTTTTCGAGGCCGCTTTATTAATTGTTTGGGACTGCCTTGTTTGTCTTATAAATGTTCCTCCATATGGCCTGGGTTGTGCCTCCCTCTTTTTGGAGATATTATCTCTAGATCTCATTGGATTATTGTTACCGATCACAAAGTTTCTTTTTGGAATGCAGTTTGGTTAACTGAGCCCATTGCGGATGCTTTGGATATTCCCATGTCTATGCGAAAGTCATTAAAATCTAAAGTTTctgattttatatataatggCCATTGGTGTCAACCTGCTTTCCTCAATGATCGGATGCACTCAATATGGAATAAATTGCTCTCTATTACTTTGCCTATGGATCCTGGAGTGGATGACTTATTGGTTTGGAATGATGCTACTAATGGTCATTTAACACTTACTCAGGCTTATGATTTTAAAAGAAGTAAACAACCTCTGGTTACTTGGGTAATTGGGTTTGGTGTTCTTGCTACCGTCCTCATAATTCAATTGGGTTTGGCATTCTTGCTACTGTCCTCgtaattcaattattttatgAAAGTATATGCATGGTAAGCTTGTCACCGATATTCTTTTGCAAGATTGAGGATTTTCTTTGGCGTCTATATGCTCATTCTATAGCTCGGTAATTGAGACACCTTCTCACCTCTTTTTCGGTTGTAATTATTCTCTCACCTCTTTTTCAGTTGTAATTACTCTTGCCAAATTTGGTCTTCATGTTTGCGTTGGTTTAAGGtggacataattttttttgacattttaagttttttttcctATCCTCTTGAACATGGTTTTGGCTCTCAAGTTCAAGTTTTGTGGTGGGGGATGATTGGCGCGAGTTGTTATTCTATTTGGGCGGCCCGCAATTCATTGCGTTTTGAGGAAATATCTCTTTATGTTTCCACTATTGTTCGTGATATTAAGTTGCAGCTGACTGAGATTCATTCTTTGAGCACTAGTACCATGCGAAACTCTATGTCTGATCTTTGTATTCTTCGTGCCATTGGAGCTAAAGGTTGTCTAGCCAAAGCTCCTTGTATTCATGAGGTTCTATGGCTGCCACCTCCTATTTCTTTGATTAAAGTTAACATTGATGGTGCGACTCGTGGTGCTCCTGGTTTAGCGGGTATTGGGGGTATTTTTCAAGATCATTTTGGCAGTTGTTTAGGTTGTTTTGCAGCTTCTATTGGAATTGCTTATTCTTTAGAAGTAGAGTTGCATGTGGTTATTCATGCCATGGATTTGGCTTGGGTAAACGGTTGGAATTATTCGTGGATCGTGATTCTTCCTTAGTGggtcctttttctttcttgtaaCAACTCGTTCCGGGATTTACGTAAAAaaaatgggtatttttgtattttcattaagtttggggataccttcctttttaaaattgtttttgagtcttaattggtgagcccaaggggcccaccccctgtttttGTTCCCCCGTTCCATcactttcccttttcttttgtttttttttcttctgaaaagtctctctctctctctctctctctctctttctttctctttgtcttcctctccctccctccgagcagaacacacacacacacacccatgcccacacctataactcttttctaaccccgtggttgtgttttggacgtcaaaccatgaagaaaccaccttggagacatttcccagttttccggcgagcaccgcctctttcgaggcaatttccggccaaaccacggcgagttggccggcatacgaggtatcaatctcttcgtctcgctgagtactacaactttcctttttgtttcacccgcTTTCATTGAGTATGgaagaagttatactcatttgaatcttacccagtttctggCGACCTCAGTGactttcgaggcaatttccggccaaaccacggcgatttggccggcgtgcaaggtatcaatctcttcgtctcgctgagtactacaacttttctttttgttttacccaatttcattgagtattgaagaagttatgctcatttgaatcttacccagtttccggcggacACCAGTAgcttccaggctgttttccggccaactccgaccacgatgacgggaactaagggtatatttcgattccttaccttcggggcttcaatttggtatattgaatgacatgttttggttgagttttgagctccaacggagcttgggaattcGCCGGCCGAAAACCGGCCTTCCCCCTCCTTGGAATCCGGCGACCACCAAACCCAAACGCCTTAGGGCCTGGTTgcaagcccaaacccattacCCTTTTAATTGGGCCATTGGGCCATGAGGTTTCAAACCCAAACTCACTTTCCTTctaacccaaacccaacccacttaaaacctaaacccaattACCCTAACTCAAAACCCTAAGCCCAAACCCGTGACCCGTTGAACGTTGACCCggtcaacggtcagcgttgactttgtctttgaccggtcaacggtcaatgttgactttgaccgttgactttttgggtttttgtgcgggacccctcctaggctaatttcgacttcctgaacccgtttccgatgtccgttttcccaaattcaatcgtttgagtagagtttgactaaatgtaccatttatgtgcttaggggcgattatctgtggcgtttccttcttcgctagatggcgtggcttttcgacggcgaagtactgtgagtggaccccttctaaaaaaatgcatgttttgatagtataaatgcatacatgaaaagcatgatttgatgattatgttttatgaaacgttttacgagataacatgcttattgaggctagtttgaattattactatttttcctataactcatgttcttatagaatatctgatggatgatgatatgatatttagaacacgtttagaacacctctttatagtatagatgattgatgactttatactatgaagttgattttcaatatatgaatgttcaatggttttgtacttacctaatggttctttccgctacgggacgtagggatagatctgGTCCGTCTcaggcgacggtttggtgttggcacagggcctggagtgtgttttcctctgactgtctgctcaaagacggggagccggcatggggcctgaagtgtattttcctctgactgtcggCTCAGAGACGGgaagccggcatggggcctgagagttatcggacattcactagtgtttattatttatgcgaattatgatttgagacattgcacgacatgctaggtttcggaaaacctatgtttatcattatatatgtgttttcataaaacctgggggttagtatgttgataactgttttattatatatatatatatatatatcaacttggtccactcatgtttgttttgcgcccccttcaggacttagaatcgaggcatacaatctcgacgtccaggcacttccgcatcggcatcttcgagtcttctcagtgtaggacccactcctttgtttcattcaattttatattattttcttctagtgttctagattagaggtgtgctctgaatacggtccttatttgcatattcattattcatttatatttataagccttatataccccttgttttcagcatttgcactcaataaatggctttcgtcaccctcgggtgtcggccagcacgtgcctaccttggtattcggggaatatcggggtcggggcgtgtcatttCTTCTACTTCTTGCAAGATTCCTTGGCGGCTACGTGTTCATTGGATTAATTGCCTTGCTCTTCTCTCTCGTATGCATGATCGTGTCACTCATATTTTTCGAGATAGTATTGCAGTTGCCGATTGTTTGGCTAATTTCAGTGTGGATCATTCTGGGGGTTTATATTGAGACTCTTGTCCTCCTTGTGCAACTTCAGCTTACATTCATAACCTTTCTTCACGACCTAATTTTAGGTTTTGGTAGTTTGGTCCTTGATGCTTGCAAAAGTATTAACTTTCATTGAGCGGTTCATGCTGGTAGATTTTGCACCTGCCACCATGCTCGTGACTTCGAGTTTCATcttgttgtttgtttttgttgatgtttctttgtttttctcttagcATGTTTTGGCTCCATCCCGCCgcttgtatttttttatttttacttttctttatttaataaattcgGAGATAGGGGACCCGCGCCggggggtggggggtggggTTGTTCTATCAGGGAGTTAGCCTTTTCTCATCACTCTGAGCGGGAAGGAAGTAGCCTACTTGTAGTTGACGGCTAATCCTGGGGTTTGATTCTTAAGGTTTCTACTAACGATCAAGCCTAATGCATAGCTCGACTTGTCTAATTCATTATCAtcctttcatttaaaaaaaaattgcacttAAATTATTGGATTTCAAGAGATATATGTTAGGTCACATGTTCTAAAGCCCATATTTAATTTGGAACGTGGCTTATATATTTGCTTTAACGTGAAATATCGTTGCTAACAATGACATGGGGTGCCTTGCAGCATTTGACAACTGAAGAGTCCAATGTTGATGCGTGAAATGATATTAGTAGTAGCAGTACAGAAAAAGTCACAGACCATTAAACCATGTTAAATTACGTGAAAACTCTCACACCACCGATCAAACAACACAAATTAGAACTTATATTACTTTAACTTTTAATTGGATCAATGACTTTTGTAGAGGGCCTTCATACAATTACACGAGTAATGAAGTGAGGAcaatattaatataattagCATTAAATCGCGACGCATATCTTAAACAAACCTTACTCATCATTTCACATAAGGTGCCATTTGGTTCTTGatcaagagaaatgctaaggagactcccTCAAAAGTGGACTTTTTATGGACTATTTGTCACTTCACagtttaaaatcaatttctatgACAATACTAtaaatattgtgcaaaaaacatAAGGCGATAGGAATTCAAAGAGAATCCCACTTCTAAAAGAGCTTTGTTAGCATTTCTCCTTGATAAAATATGTGGGTCTGAGTTAGGAAACTACTTTTCTAGCAAAGTGGCGTTGGGAATGCTATAAATGTCATGGCTCACGTCAAGACTTTTGACTTTCGACCCAAGTATTAGTTCTCTGATCGATTTCTATAAATAAAAGTAAGACGAGAGAGGCAAACCCTATCAAGGAAATTGAGAGTTAATGATAGAGAAAATATTATTGGAGAACATGACAGAAAAgctccttttgttttttcttttatttatttgcttGGCAAAAGCTAGAACCTCAACCCCATCCCCGCCCTCCAACATTCACAACCAAACTCAAAGTCCAAAACATTTTGTATTGATACATGGAGCTTGTCATGGAGCATGGATCTGGTATAAGGTGGCAACTCTCCTCAAGGACTCAGGTCACAATGTCACAGCTCTAGACTTGGGAGCATCCGGGATCAACCCGATTCAGGTACAGCAGCTCCCTTCGTTGTCGGAATTCGTCGAGCCCTTAACAAAGCTCATGGTGTCTCTACCACCAAATGAAAAGGTTATCCTTGTGGGTCACAGCATGGGGGGCGCAGTCATATCTATTATCATGGAGAGGTTCCCTCATAAAATTGTTGCTGCAGTATATGTCACGGCTTTTATGTATGGTCCCACTCTCAATTTCTCAACTATATATGCAGAGGTAATGAACTTCATATATACTAAAAGTCTAAACGTTCCGCTATATATCGTAAAACCTCGATACGTGAATGTTCGATAAAATAATAACCTcagttaaataataaaattttccaatCCCAACTCGGGTCAGATTGCTAAGATAATAACCTTGCTAAATGCATAAGATAatcatttttcttaaaattctTGAAGGCCCAATGAATAtgtaaattaataattataaaatacatAAAGAAATAACACATAAAATTCATAATACATACTTAGGATCATTTCTCTAGTCATATTCACTTGATATTAGAGAAACCACTGATACATACAATATTTTTTCTAACTCGAAATATTTTGCTAGTTTGTGCCTCttgacattattatttttcatctcACCCGACAAATACTATGTTGGCCTTCTAAAAGCGTTTGATACTGTTGGTGCTTGATAGAAATCAACTGATACTTTTGTTGAACGCATTGTTTCCAAGTCTTTGAACTAGAAGAGATATGCTCATTTTTATACTCGCACAATACTCTGCTTGTCTCATCAGTCAATGTAGATTTTTTTAATTCCTTTCAAATGACATGTCGTAGATGAACAAGTTGTGATAATTGTAAGGAGTCTAAAGAGATTATGTTGCATGTACATAAAACATAGAAGTACTTTATTTTTTaggaaattaatttttataatactTGTTTGTCTTGTTCTTAAATTATCTTGAAagttataaattattcatttatcGAATAACTTCTTTAAAATAATAAGTTTTTTTCCCAACATTAGTCATTTATGGATGTTTTACTGTTTAACTCATTTATTGATCATATATCATACTAACCTCATTTGGTGAATCAAGAAATGCGATAAATAAATatggcatttttttttaaaatatctgTCATAGGTAACAATTTAACATGAACTCTCGTTCATTGTTTTCGGAATCCTACTTAAGGGTAATTATCTAAAAAgtaattttctaaaaaaattgtaTAGGTTACAAAAGGATATGATGCTATGGACTCTCAATTCAGATATGATAACGGAACCAACAACCCTGCAACCTCCTTTCTCGTTGGGCCTAAAGCCTTGGCGACAACCGTGTACCAGCTCTCACCACCACAGGTAAGTCTTAAAGTGTGTCTATTGCCATATATAGGAACCTTATCGTGTTCTCTTAACACACACTAGAAAGATAAGGTGTAGTGTAAGAGTAGAGCGCTAATAGTTCTAAAATATAAGTTGGGGCTTTCCAATATTGGTTAGCTAatactttttttgttttatgcttGTAATGGACAGGATTTAACTCTAGCACTATCGTTGGTGAGATATTTTCCTTTATATAATTACGATGTAATAAAACTCACAAAGAAGAAGTATGGATCAGTTCCTAGAGTATTCATCGTGGCCAACCAAGACCGTACGCTAATGTTGGATGTGCAAAATTACATGATCAAGAACAATCCCCCAAATGAAGTGAAAGTGATAAACGGTTCTGATCATATGGTCATGTTCTCTAAACCAGTGGAGCTGTTCTGCCACCTCCAAAGTATTGCTGAGAAGTATTCATAAATATATGGACGGACATGATTAATTCAGGCATACTAGCTAGCTAGCCTGCGTTGCATGCACCATAGTACAAAATGTAAATGAATAAATGAGATTGTTTTAATTACTAATAATTACGTGTCCATGAACTTTGGTTCAAGAGGCATGACGCACTACTATAAACATGGTCACTTAGTTTAGCTTGGTTCAAagttatggttttttttttttaataaatgatattattaatattaaggGATGGTCACTTAGTTTAGCTTGGTTcaaagttatttttttttaataaatgatattattaatattaaggGAGTGGAGAAGTGGATTAagtctcacaataggctagcaataatgtggttcaaattcactttcgttaagaatcgaacctaaaacctctcacttgtAAGCACAGCTCGAAACACCACTAGACTATAGTAGTAAATGGCTTAaaagttatgtttttattttttatttatgagtgcatttttgctcaccaccctcaAGTGGTAGTAATGCTCACCACCCTATTTATCGAGAAAAACTTGTATGGGGCTTGGCTTGCCACTAGACTTCGCTGAATGGCACTACAATCCACTTAAAACTTGCcacgtggcaagtcttaaatatattcttttatcattcttttatatttaaaatttttataattatttttttaactaattaatatattatatatattaatgttatgtttccttttttatttctttccccttattttttttcttcccaaatcccCTCCCCCgacgtggcaagtcttaaatatattcttttatcattcttttatatttaaaatttttataattttttttaactaattaatatattatatatattaatgttatgtttcctttttttatttctttccccttatttttttttcttcccaaatccccccccccccccccacaacaCTTTGTTTTGCCATAGGTTATAGGACTCcctcccctttctttctttcccagtttcatttctttctttctttaaataaaataaaataaaataaaataaagttatgCACCCACTCCAAGTTTATCATGGAAAGCAACCAAGTGTCTGTAAGCTTCAGCGTTTGAATGCACCACCATTCCGATTTTCAAATCTTCTTTAAACTCCATTGCCTCAGCAGCAACctatcaattgaaaaaaaaaaaaatcaaagattagactaatatattaattaaagacTCATAATAAAGAAGGTAGCAAACATAGAAGATACcctaattcatattataaatataaaaaatccaaaaaacctCACCCGAACCCAAAAACccccaattaaaagaaaagaaaataaccctACTACATCTATATATGTGggttattcatgtcacatgatcaAAGCAACTATtgtataaagaaagaaaaaaaacttacagATTCTTAGTTGCTTTCTATGATAAAATTGGAGTGGGtgtagaactttttttttttttttttttattaaagaaagaaacgaaactgggaaagaaagaaaggggtgAGAGTACTGAAACCTAAGATCTACGGCAAAACAAAGttgcccgggggggggggggtgtggggtggatttaggaagaaaaaatatagggggaaagaaataaaaaaggaaacataacattaatataatatattaattagttaaaaaaataattataaaaattttaaatataaaagaatgataaaagaatatatttaaaacttaCCACGTGGCGAGTTTTGAGTGGATTGTAGTgtcactcaacgaaatccagtgACAAGCCAAGacccacacaagtttttctccaccaataggaaataatcATGTGAATCAACACttagtaataatctaatcatcaacaaccacatcctttggtttaaaattttggtttttctaGAATTATTTtgtggaggaggattctctcctctcctaatctctctctctttccctcccctcctacttgaatggttacggttaagccacgttaacatcttatattgatttttttattgagacaataagacaaaaaacaatatgtgAAATGAGGGAAGGAAGGATGATGAAAATAGGAGGGAAGAGAATtccactttttattttgttatttttttttcttacaataATTGCACGAATTTCTTACAACATTTGTGATAGTACTATAAAATTAAGTGTTATCTTTCGAATTATTTTTGCGGTAATTAATTGAGTTGTTGAGCTCAAAATAAAGAAGAGGTGGGTATTGGGTGCTTATAGAAGAGTAATGATACGTAGACTAGCGTTTTGAATTACATCTACAAAGATGTGTTATCAATAAGAAACAAACatgttaattaacacttaataATGATTTCATCATTAACTACATCATATAGTTtacaaatatgatttaaatagaTGGTATCCCTGGCATTACCCTTATTACCCTTATTAAAAAGCTTGTATTCAAATGACTACATGATGCACCAATACAAGGGTGATAAATAATCAAACAATTAAATTGTCTTGTTTGGACACTATAAATACTCTACGAACGATCCATATTTCTCCTTACAGAGTTTAATTTCCTCACGGTTGGAAAAAGGGAAGAATCTCACCAATGACATTGCTAGTGTTACAACTGTTAATACTCAACCAAAATAAGATATTAACAGAGAAATTAAGGAGGAAAagttattcctttttttttttttttggtccagAAGGCTAATATTCAATTACAAATATAACGTACACATGGTTGTAAGATACATGCATGCCTGCATCTGCATGCGTGCCTAAAATCTTATTTCATCTAACAAATTTTCACTACTAGGAATCTAGAGGCGTACGCATTGTTTAAAGGGTCATCTGTTTGAGACTATTTTTTGGGCCATATTTTATGGACCACCACATCATGTAGTATtgttagggtgcgtttgttgcaccggactatttcggactggattagctgcAGGGATTAAGCTGGACtgacttagactagactaagctggactagcttagtgaagcgtttgatgCAGTGTCGGACAAAGAAGCAGGATTgcaatattaaaatattttatatttaattaatattttttttttactttatctttttgccttttttttttttttttcctcttctagAATCATCCCTCCAATCCCAGTAACCTTCCGCCTCTCCATCCCCCTTTCCCTTTTTCCCCATTTTTGTCCCTCCCACCCACCGACCCTTTCTCTCCCTCCCACCGTCTCTCTTTAACCCATACAAGCGATGCAACCAAAGTGATGGAAGAGAGTCTCTCCATTTGCCTCACCAACTATGCAACTAAAATCCTCAATCTTCCTCACCACCTCTTCCCTCAAACCCATCTCATCCCCCACCTCAAAAATTCACTTAAAATCCCCAACCTCTCTATCTCCATTGAGGTCATGGTTGAACCCATATACGACTTTGTTCTTGAACTAAGCGTGATGAGGTGTTGGGAGTGGGCAGAGAACTGTGGATTCCcttattttcttccttcttgcTTTCTCTGCTGATTGCGCAAGAAGTgaatttttttctccttttttccgTTCTTGGTTTTTGTAGAGATATGAAGGTCAATCTTCAATGGAATATCTTCTGTGACTTCTGACTTCTGTTTTAGAGAGATGAAGGTGAGTTTTCTAGCAGACACGGTGAGGAAAAGGCACGGAGGAGGGTTCGCACGACGCTGCTTACAGAAGAGGGAGACGGGACTAGCAAGCCCGTAGTTtttggggggtctcactaagacctcttagtgaagccTTTAGTGTAGGCGAGTCCGGGCTAGTCTCATTAAGACTAGTCTCACATGATAACAAACATCGGACTGTACTAATAGTTAGTCTAGTCTAATCCAGTGACAGTtcgtgagggcaaacaaactcCCCCTTATTTCCTTAGATGGTTAACAATGTTCCTTTTGCAAGCACTGGGTATGAGATGATGCTGTAACATGTATAACTGAAAAAATTTCTCACGTttgtatcaaaataaaaaaaaaaaaaaatttgccggCCTTAAATTCCCAACAAATtagagttatatatatatatatatatatatatatatcataaatAGTCCTTGACattgatcaaactcatcattttggtctctcactttcaaaatcaatcaatgtcgtcTCTAACATTCACTAccgcacatcaatttggtcactCCGTTAAAATTTCGTCAACTATTCTGTTAGTTTATATGTGGGACACA is from Pyrus communis chromosome 10, drPyrComm1.1, whole genome shotgun sequence and encodes:
- the LOC137749035 gene encoding methyl jasmonate esterase 1-like — encoded protein: MIEKILLENMTEKLLLFFLLFICLAKARTSTPSPPSNIHNQTQSPKHFVLIHGACHGAWIWYKVATLLKDSGHNVTALDLGASGINPIQVQQLPSLSEFVEPLTKLMVSLPPNEKVILVGHSMGGAVISIIMERFPHKIVAAVYVTAFMYGPTLNFSTIYAEVTKGYDAMDSQFRYDNGTNNPATSFLVGPKALATTVYQLSPPQDLTLALSLVRYFPLYNYDVIKLTKKKYGSVPRVFIVANQDRTLMLDVQNYMIKNNPPNEVKVINGSDHMVMFSKPVELFCHLQSIAEKYS